One stretch of Chryseobacterium fluminis DNA includes these proteins:
- a CDS encoding MarR family winged helix-turn-helix transcriptional regulator, whose protein sequence is MDNNKDKIENVDLILKQTWLAVSKMYTDLAQEHDSTAVQALTLLKIDPKEGTRSTNLGPKMAIEPTSLTRIIKLLEDNGYIYKEKTTTDKREVIIKLTDKGLNSRNMSKEVVVNFNKRVMDKIAPEKLETFKEVMCEIMKIATDLNNKK, encoded by the coding sequence GATCTGATTTTAAAACAGACGTGGCTGGCTGTTTCTAAAATGTACACTGATCTTGCCCAGGAGCATGATTCTACAGCCGTTCAGGCGCTTACCCTCCTTAAAATTGATCCTAAAGAAGGAACACGCAGCACTAATTTAGGCCCTAAAATGGCTATTGAACCGACTTCTCTTACAAGAATTATTAAGCTTTTAGAGGATAACGGATACATTTATAAAGAAAAAACAACCACGGACAAACGGGAGGTGATCATCAAGCTTACCGACAAAGGACTGAATTCCAGGAATATGTCTAAAGAAGTGGTCGTTAATTTCAACAAAAGGGTTATGGATAAAATTGCTCCTGAAAAGCTTGAAACATTCAAGGAGGTCATGTGCGAAATTATGAAGATCGCCACTGATTTGAACAACAAAAAATAA